The Thamnophis elegans isolate rThaEle1 chromosome Z, rThaEle1.pri, whole genome shotgun sequence genome contains a region encoding:
- the LOC116522349 gene encoding EH domain-containing protein 3 → MFSWLGGDDRRRKDPEVFQTVSEGLKKLYKTKLLPLEEHYKFHEFHSPALEDADFDNKPMVLLVGQYSTGKTTFIRYLLEQDFPGMRIGPEPTTDSFIAVMQGDVEGIIPGNALVVDPKKPFRKLNAFGNAFLNRFVCAQLPNAVLDSISVIDTPGILSGEKQRISRGYDFAAVLEWFAERVDRIILLFDAHKLDISDEFSEVIKALKNHEDKMRVVLNKADQIETQQLMRVYGALMWSLGKIVNTPEVIRVYIGSFWSHPLLIPDNRKLFEAEEQDLFHDIQSLPRNAALRKLNDLIKRARLAKVQAYIISSLKKEMPSVFGKDNKKKELVNNLGEIYGRIEREHQISPGDFPNLKKMQDQLQGQDFSKFQPLKAKLLDAVEDMLAHDIAQLMVLVRQEESQRPAQMVKGGAFEGTLHGPFGHGYGEGAGEGIDDATWVVARDKPMYDEIFYTLSPVDGKITGANAKREMVRSKLPNTVLGKIWKLSDIDKDGMLDDEEFALANHLIKVKLEGHELPSELPPHLVPPSKRKMAD, encoded by the exons ATGTTCAGCTGGCTGGGCGGCGACGACCGCCGTCGGAAGGACCCGGAGGTCTTCCAGACGGTGAGCGAAGGGCTGAAGAAGCTCTACAAGACCAAGCTGCTGCCGCTGGAGGAGCACTACAAGTTCCATGAGTTCCACTCGCCCGCCCTGGAGGACGCCGACTTCGACAACAAGCCCATGGTGCTGCTGGTGGGCCAGTACTCCACCGGCAAGACCACCTTCATCCG GTACCTGCTGGAGCAGGATTTCCCCGGGATGCGGATCGGACCCGAACCCACCACGGACTCCTTCATTGCAGTGATGCAGGGGGACGTGGAAGGGATCATCCCTGGGAATGCCCTGGTGGTAGATCCCAAGAAGCCCTTCCGGAAGCTTAACGCCTTCGGCAACGCCTTCTTGAACAG attTGTGTGTGCCCAATTGCCAAATGCGGTCCTCGACAGCATCAGTGTGATCGACACCCCGGGAATCCTCTCCGGAGAGAAGCAAAGGATTAGCCGAG GCTACGATTTTGCCGCCGTCTTGGAGTGGTTCGCCGAGCGGGTAGACCGCATCATCCTCCTCTTCGACGCCCACAAGCTTGACATCTCTGATGAGTTTTCGGAGGTCATCAAAGCCCTGAAGAACCATGAGGACAAGATGAGAGTCGTCCTCAACAAGGCCGACCAGATTGAGACCCAGCAGCTCATGCGGGTCTACGGGGCCCTGATGTGGTCTCTGGGGAAGATCGTCAACACCCCCGAAGTCATCCGGGTTTACATTGGGTCCTTCTGGTCTCACCCGCTGCTGATCCCGGATAACCGTAAACTCTTCGAGGCCGAGGAGCAGGATCTCTTCCACGACATCCAGAGCCTCCCCAGGAACGCGGCACTCCGGAAACTGAATGACCTGATTAAAAGGGCCCGCCTGGCCAAG GTTCAGGCCTATATCATCAGCTCTCTGAAGAAAGAAATGCCCTCCGTCTTTGGCAAAGACAACAAAAAGAAAGAGCTGGTCAACAACCTGGGCGAGATTTACGGCCGGATCGAGCGAGAGCATCAGATCTCGCCAGGAGATTTCCCCAATTTAAAGAAAATGCAA GACCAACTCCAGGGTCAAGACTTCAGCAAATTCCAACCCCTGAAGGCCAAGCTGTTGGACGCGGTGGAAGACATGTTGGCCCACGACATCGCCCAATTGATGGTCTTAGTGCGCCAGGAAGAATCCCAGCGGCCAGCCCAGATGGTAAAAGGCGGCGCCTTCGAAGGGACCCTCCATGGCCCCTTCGGACACGGCTACGGAGAAGGAGCCGGAGAAGGCATCGACGACGCCACCTGGGTGGTGGCCCGTGACAAGCCCATGTATGACGAGATCTTCTACACCTTGTCCCCTGTCGACGGGAAGATAACCGGGGCCAACGCCAAGAGGGAGATGGTGAGGTCCAAGCTTCCCAACACTGTGTTGGGCAAGATCTGGAAACTCTCCGACATCGACAAAGACGGGATGTTGGACGATGAAGAGTTTGCCTTGGCCAACCATCTCATCAAGGTCAAGTTGGAAGGCCATGAGCTTCCCAGCGAGCTACCGCCTCACCTTGTCCCGCCGTCCAAGAGGAAAATGGCAGATTGA
- the HIGD1A gene encoding HIG1 domain family member 1A, mitochondrial: MASTSEKVFPTYDETAGSKLLRKSKEMPFVPLGLAGCLSLAAFGIYRVKNRGETKMSIHLIHTRMAAQGFVVGSIVCGVVYTMIRDYVWKPHSKSSETR; this comes from the exons ATGGCATCCACCTCGGAAAAAGTCTTCCCAACTTATGATGAAACAGCGGGTTCAAAACTGCTGCGAAAATCGAAGGAAATGCCCTTCGTCCCCCTGG GTCTGGCGGGTTGTCTCAGTCTGGCCGCCTTCGGCATCTACCGGGTGAAGAACCGAGGAGAGACCAAAATGTCCATCCACTTGATCCACACGCGGATGGCTGCCCAGGGCTTTGTGGTGGGGAGCATCGTTTGCg gtGTGGTTTATACAATGATCCGGGATTACGTCTGGAAGCCTCATTCAAAGTCGTCAGAAACCCGTTga